A single window of Archangium gephyra DNA harbors:
- a CDS encoding sensor histidine kinase, translated as MTPEVAASGEWGPRRKMLLWLAPALLSQYVLDVLAVGPGLPALVLRVVWALCVALSALRMDEHSASSMRLHTTFQCVAGSLCFIGLVLVAGGSDGAYFHLFPCLPLILCLIYPQDTLPVMLSGALCSAGAGGMLWMAGRPMSQVLLWVGIVVTVTLVGAYGASEFRKAQRAENEGRLERARREALESLAISERRRAHSEKLATIGQLAASVMHEINNPVAFIGANLDYLEREVLAEPRRASREELAEVFRETRTGVERVRQIIGDLRGFSRMDTEEPTECAVADVVSDAVRIARLRLQHVARLEVDIPEDLPPVLAVRRRLAQVLLNLLVNAGDALEARGREGSEVRIIGVCEGARVVLRVEDNGPGFPPHVLPRLFETFFTTKGPEKGTGLGLALSRELVEQCGGSLVAENREEGGARLRLEFPVGGSVKVAS; from the coding sequence GTGACGCCTGAGGTGGCGGCGTCCGGCGAGTGGGGGCCCCGCCGGAAGATGTTGCTCTGGCTGGCCCCGGCGCTCCTGTCCCAATACGTGTTGGATGTCCTCGCCGTGGGGCCTGGACTCCCGGCGCTCGTCCTGCGTGTCGTCTGGGCCCTGTGCGTGGCCCTCTCCGCGTTGCGGATGGACGAGCACTCCGCGTCGTCGATGCGCCTGCACACGACCTTCCAGTGCGTGGCCGGCAGCCTCTGCTTCATCGGTCTGGTGCTCGTGGCGGGGGGCAGTGACGGCGCGTACTTCCACCTCTTTCCCTGCCTCCCGCTCATCCTGTGTCTCATCTATCCGCAGGACACGCTCCCGGTCATGCTCTCGGGCGCCCTGTGCAGCGCGGGGGCCGGGGGCATGCTGTGGATGGCGGGTCGCCCGATGTCCCAGGTGCTGCTGTGGGTCGGCATCGTGGTGACGGTGACGCTCGTCGGAGCGTATGGGGCCAGTGAGTTCCGCAAGGCCCAGCGGGCGGAGAACGAGGGCCGGCTGGAGCGCGCGCGCCGCGAGGCCCTCGAGTCGCTCGCCATCAGTGAGCGCCGCCGGGCCCACTCGGAGAAGCTGGCCACCATCGGGCAGCTCGCGGCGAGCGTGATGCATGAAATCAACAACCCGGTGGCCTTCATCGGCGCCAACCTCGACTACCTGGAGCGGGAGGTGTTGGCGGAGCCCCGGCGGGCCTCGCGGGAGGAGCTGGCGGAGGTGTTCCGCGAGACGCGCACCGGCGTGGAGCGGGTGCGGCAGATCATCGGGGACCTGAGGGGCTTCTCGCGCATGGACACCGAGGAGCCCACCGAGTGCGCGGTGGCGGACGTGGTGAGCGACGCGGTGCGGATTGCCCGGCTGCGGCTCCAGCACGTGGCCCGGCTGGAGGTGGACATTCCGGAGGATCTGCCGCCGGTGCTGGCCGTGCGCCGGAGGCTGGCGCAGGTGCTGCTCAACCTGCTGGTGAACGCGGGGGATGCGCTGGAGGCGCGAGGCCGCGAGGGCTCCGAGGTGCGCATCATCGGCGTGTGCGAGGGCGCGCGGGTCGTCCTGCGGGTGGAGGACAACGGTCCGGGCTTTCCCCCGCACGTGCTGCCCCGGCTCTTCGAGACCTTCTTCACGACGAAGGGCCCGGAGAAGGGGACGGGGCTGGGGCTGGCCCTGTCGCGAGAGCTGGTGGAGCAATGCGGGGGCTCGCTGGTGGCGGAGAACCGGGAAGAGGGGGGCGCGCGCCTGCGCCTGGAGTTCCCGGTGGGGGGCTCCGTCAAGGTGGCGTCCTGA
- a CDS encoding Kelch repeat-containing protein, protein MKRVSTSCAMLALFTMVFSCSSAPPPEGLEQGMVSRELSTPRKLLPWVALADGRVLAAGGHDGSRTLSSSEVYEPETGEWYAMGAMRTARRNHAAVRLADGRVLVAGGTFSASFGALASAEVFDPGTGRWTAVRDMSEARNEPAAVLLPDGRVLVAGGFDVDRHPVRSAELFDPATGEWTRTGAPVSARAGAQTGVVLGNGQVLFVSGLQAELYEPASGQWTKAGPVGGAAGTHRSGHTVTVLPDGRVLVVGGTTSRAAATAELFDPRRGEWKLAAPPAMPREAHGALVTPEGRVLVVGGFHVMSGSLASVESYDPVSDTWSVEPSLWEARRGAGLVPLEDGAVLVVGGSNDLEGTLATSERYDPGVCTPLTCEATCGAVPDGCGGTLECGPCTAMPACAAEGCGVFDEEDLAFTRR, encoded by the coding sequence ATGAAAAGGGTTTCGACGTCCTGCGCCATGCTGGCGCTCTTCACGATGGTGTTCTCCTGCAGCTCGGCGCCGCCGCCGGAGGGGCTGGAGCAGGGGATGGTGTCCCGGGAGCTGAGCACGCCGCGCAAGCTGCTGCCGTGGGTGGCGCTGGCGGACGGGCGGGTGCTGGCCGCGGGTGGACATGACGGCAGCCGCACGCTGTCGAGCAGCGAGGTATACGAGCCGGAGACGGGCGAGTGGTACGCCATGGGCGCGATGCGCACGGCGCGGCGCAACCACGCGGCGGTGCGGTTGGCGGACGGGCGCGTGCTGGTGGCCGGTGGCACGTTCTCGGCTTCCTTCGGCGCGCTGGCGAGCGCGGAGGTGTTCGACCCGGGCACGGGCCGGTGGACGGCGGTGCGGGACATGAGCGAGGCGCGCAACGAGCCCGCGGCGGTGCTGCTGCCGGACGGGCGCGTGCTGGTGGCGGGCGGCTTCGACGTGGACCGGCACCCGGTGCGCTCGGCGGAGCTGTTCGATCCGGCGACGGGCGAGTGGACGCGCACGGGAGCGCCGGTGTCGGCGCGCGCCGGGGCGCAGACGGGCGTGGTGCTGGGCAACGGCCAGGTGCTCTTCGTGAGCGGGCTGCAGGCGGAGCTGTACGAGCCCGCGAGCGGTCAGTGGACGAAGGCGGGCCCGGTGGGAGGCGCGGCGGGAACGCACCGCTCGGGGCACACGGTGACGGTGCTGCCGGACGGGCGGGTGCTGGTGGTGGGCGGCACGACGTCGCGCGCGGCGGCCACGGCGGAACTGTTCGACCCGAGGCGGGGCGAGTGGAAGCTGGCGGCGCCGCCGGCGATGCCGCGCGAGGCGCACGGGGCACTGGTGACGCCCGAGGGGCGGGTGCTGGTGGTGGGGGGCTTCCACGTGATGTCGGGCTCGCTCGCGTCGGTGGAGAGCTACGATCCGGTGTCGGACACGTGGAGCGTGGAGCCGTCGCTGTGGGAGGCGCGGAGGGGAGCGGGGCTGGTGCCGCTGGAGGACGGAGCGGTGCTGGTGGTGGGAGGCTCCAACGACCTGGAGGGCACGCTGGCCACGAGCGAGCGGTATGATCCGGGCGTGTGCACGCCGCTGACGTGCGAGGCGACGTGTGGCGCGGTGCCGGACGGGTGCGGCGGGACGCTGGAGTGTGGGCCGTGCACGGCGATGCCTGCGTGCGCCGCCGAGGGCTGCGGCGTGTTCGACGAGGAGGACCTCGCCTTCACCCGGCGGTGA
- a CDS encoding sensor histidine kinase — MTTPAAPIRFLLSPSLGEVKEHVRAELFSRALTQRLGRPVVVELAPSYEALERELAEGRVDLAWATAEQCTAFEPQARAVLRAVRAGLWYYHAALVCRADAPLTLGTLKGTRAAWVAPRSTGGYLMAVRHLTARGLSVADTFSAQRFHGTYRKALLAVLAGEADVAAIYSSHPEENTVRAYLAEHVGADERKLIPFEFTGPSPADGLIFTHRMPEADVTALVSVLTTLAGSGAGLEPLLGLFDSEGFVLASTPRPPTPRTARRAEYLAVDLDGQERCMRLWTPTGVAFGRDVRQAEGRPLEAVLGPEAAAALVALARAARHSGVGGRVEYRLEVEGETRWYAAEATVRAPATEMASPTTALLVRDVTELRALEAELYRLASFPLLHPEPMLELGPGGELHYANPAAHTAFPDLLVRGVGHPLVEAAQAWAKRGAAVGESPPVVQLGGRHWELSVSPLVDPEGLRVFAKNVTARKQMEAQLFKADRMAALGSLAAAVGHEMNNPLAFMVANLGFAREELARLKAALSEEGHALAGDVDDMLEALSEATDGADRLKGIVQDLRLLSRAPPEHRETVEVVPALEHALGLVRGELRHRARLEKDFRPVPRVEGDEARLVQVFVSLMLNAVQAMNELDATRNVLRVSTYTGPAGEVVVQVQDTGVGMPAEVLARLFEPFFTTRPASTGLGLSVSHAIVTSLGGTLRAESREGVGTTLTVILPAAPPSPSGRSTE, encoded by the coding sequence GTGACGACTCCGGCCGCCCCCATCCGCTTCCTGCTCTCCCCGTCGCTGGGGGAGGTGAAGGAGCATGTGCGGGCCGAGCTCTTCAGCCGGGCACTCACCCAGCGGCTGGGCCGCCCGGTGGTGGTGGAGCTCGCTCCCTCGTACGAGGCGCTGGAGAGGGAGCTGGCGGAGGGCCGGGTGGACCTGGCGTGGGCCACGGCCGAGCAGTGCACCGCCTTCGAGCCCCAGGCCCGCGCGGTGCTGCGCGCCGTGCGCGCGGGGCTCTGGTACTACCACGCGGCCCTGGTGTGCCGGGCGGACGCACCGCTCACGCTGGGGACGTTGAAGGGGACGCGCGCCGCGTGGGTGGCCCCGCGCTCCACCGGCGGCTACCTCATGGCCGTGCGCCACCTGACGGCCCGGGGGCTGTCCGTGGCGGACACCTTCTCCGCGCAGCGCTTCCACGGCACGTACCGCAAGGCCCTGCTGGCGGTACTGGCGGGGGAGGCGGACGTGGCCGCCATCTACTCGAGCCACCCGGAGGAGAACACGGTGCGCGCCTACCTGGCCGAGCACGTGGGCGCCGACGAGCGCAAGCTCATCCCCTTCGAGTTCACCGGGCCCTCGCCCGCCGACGGGCTCATCTTCACCCACCGCATGCCGGAGGCGGACGTGACGGCGCTCGTCTCCGTGCTCACCACGCTGGCGGGCAGCGGCGCGGGGCTGGAGCCGCTGCTGGGCCTCTTCGACAGCGAGGGCTTCGTCCTGGCCTCCACGCCCCGTCCGCCAACGCCCCGGACGGCACGGCGCGCGGAATACCTCGCGGTGGACCTGGACGGGCAGGAGCGGTGCATGCGGCTGTGGACGCCCACGGGGGTGGCCTTCGGCCGGGACGTGCGCCAGGCGGAGGGGCGGCCGTTGGAGGCGGTGCTGGGGCCCGAGGCGGCGGCGGCACTGGTGGCGCTCGCGCGCGCCGCGCGGCACAGCGGTGTGGGCGGCCGGGTGGAGTACCGCCTGGAGGTGGAGGGCGAGACGCGCTGGTACGCGGCCGAGGCCACGGTGCGCGCGCCGGCCACGGAGATGGCGAGCCCCACCACGGCGCTGCTGGTGCGGGACGTGACGGAGCTGCGCGCGCTGGAGGCGGAGCTGTACCGGCTGGCCTCCTTCCCGCTGCTGCACCCGGAGCCGATGCTGGAGCTGGGCCCGGGCGGTGAGTTGCACTACGCCAACCCGGCGGCGCACACGGCGTTTCCGGATCTGCTGGTGCGCGGGGTGGGGCACCCGCTGGTGGAGGCGGCCCAGGCGTGGGCGAAGCGGGGCGCGGCGGTGGGCGAGTCGCCGCCGGTCGTGCAGCTGGGCGGCCGGCATTGGGAGCTATCGGTATCGCCGCTGGTGGACCCGGAGGGCTTGCGCGTCTTCGCCAAGAACGTGACGGCACGCAAGCAGATGGAGGCGCAGCTCTTCAAGGCGGACCGGATGGCGGCGCTGGGCTCGCTGGCGGCGGCGGTGGGCCACGAGATGAACAACCCCCTGGCCTTCATGGTGGCCAACCTCGGCTTCGCGCGCGAGGAGCTGGCGCGGCTGAAGGCGGCGCTGAGCGAGGAGGGCCACGCGCTGGCCGGGGACGTGGACGACATGCTGGAGGCGCTGAGCGAGGCGACGGACGGCGCGGACCGGCTCAAGGGAATCGTGCAGGATTTGAGGCTGCTGTCGCGCGCGCCGCCGGAGCACCGCGAGACGGTGGAGGTGGTGCCGGCGCTGGAGCACGCGCTGGGCCTGGTGCGGGGCGAGCTGCGCCACCGGGCGAGGCTGGAGAAGGACTTCCGGCCGGTGCCGCGGGTGGAGGGCGACGAGGCGCGGCTGGTGCAGGTGTTCGTGAGCCTGATGCTCAACGCGGTCCAGGCGATGAACGAGCTGGACGCGACCCGCAACGTGCTGCGGGTGTCCACGTACACGGGCCCGGCGGGCGAGGTGGTGGTGCAGGTGCAGGACACGGGCGTGGGCATGCCGGCGGAGGTGCTGGCGCGCCTCTTCGAGCCCTTCTTCACCACGCGCCCGGCGAGCACGGGCCTCGGGCTGTCGGTGAGCCACGCCATCGTGACGAGCCTGGGCGGCACGCTGCGCGCCGAGAGCCGCGAGGGCGTGGGCACCACCCTCACCGTCATCCTCCCGGCCGCCCCGCCCTCGCCCTCCGGAAGAAGTACGGAGTGA
- a CDS encoding glutathione S-transferase family protein: MSRIRVSAFRWVPPFAQGLVREFRVRWALEEAGLPYEEWLIGPEDQQTEHYRGFQPFGQVPAYEEDGLVLFESGAIVLHIAERSEVLLPSEPKARARAKTWMFAALNTMEPPIQNLAGLDLFHAGEDWVKQHRPQVVEAVRTRLAELGKWMEGREYLEERFTAGDLLMTEVLRILRHTELLAEFPALEAYVKRCDARPAFQKAMADHLAPFARNAPS, translated from the coding sequence ATGAGCAGGATCCGGGTGAGCGCATTCCGCTGGGTACCCCCTTTCGCCCAGGGGCTGGTGCGCGAGTTCCGCGTGCGCTGGGCGCTCGAGGAGGCAGGGCTTCCCTATGAGGAGTGGCTGATCGGACCGGAGGACCAGCAGACCGAGCACTATCGTGGCTTCCAGCCCTTCGGGCAGGTGCCGGCCTACGAGGAGGACGGGCTGGTGCTGTTCGAGTCCGGAGCCATCGTGCTGCACATCGCCGAGCGCTCCGAGGTGCTGCTGCCCTCCGAGCCGAAGGCCCGGGCGCGTGCGAAGACGTGGATGTTCGCGGCGCTGAACACGATGGAGCCGCCGATCCAGAACCTCGCCGGGCTGGATCTGTTCCACGCCGGGGAGGACTGGGTGAAGCAGCACCGGCCCCAGGTGGTCGAGGCGGTGAGGACCCGTCTGGCGGAGCTGGGGAAGTGGATGGAGGGGCGGGAGTACCTCGAGGAGCGCTTCACCGCGGGGGACCTGCTCATGACGGAGGTGCTGCGCATCCTGCGGCACACGGAGCTGCTCGCGGAGTTCCCGGCGCTCGAGGCCTACGTCAAGCGGTGCGATGCGCGGCCGGCATTCCAGAAGGCGATGGCCGACCACCTGGCGCCCTTCGCCCGGAACGCGCCGTCCTAG
- a CDS encoding amidase, protein MTDLASLARLDGVAQAELCARKEVSPAELLDACMARIDALNPLLRAVVTVAREQPAPARPGPFSGVPFLVKDSTPWPGLRWSMGSRLFAANTAQQQTPYGRRLAESGLVCAGKSATAEFGLLFSTETLLEGVTHNPWNLSCSATGSSGGSAVAVAAGLVPLAHANDGGGSLRVPASACGLFGFKPSRGRTVPAGLGGSDFGDMTSDHCISRSVRDSALFLSITEDRSSGTPVGFVREPLSRPLRIATWTRTAMGMEPEPPVRRAYDEAVALLTGLGHTVELIAPPDFDSPALGEAFLLVAGAAVAGIVESVDQRRDLPVQRDELEPYSWALADAFLARGADALPRARATFAQAVHAYQQATRGYDVVLTPTLTTVPWHLGHLSPILGREELARRTARAIGYTPLHNIAGCPAMSVPLHFPENGLPIGTHFAAAPGADALLLGLAYQLEQARPWKDRWAPYSIPALF, encoded by the coding sequence ATGACGGACCTGGCGTCTCTCGCCCGACTCGACGGCGTGGCGCAGGCGGAGCTGTGTGCCCGGAAAGAGGTCTCTCCGGCCGAGCTGCTCGACGCGTGCATGGCGCGCATCGACGCGTTGAATCCACTGTTGCGCGCCGTCGTCACGGTGGCGCGGGAGCAGCCCGCTCCCGCCAGGCCCGGGCCCTTCTCCGGGGTGCCCTTCCTGGTGAAGGACTCCACGCCATGGCCGGGGCTGCGTTGGTCCATGGGCTCCCGGCTGTTCGCGGCCAACACCGCCCAACAACAGACACCCTACGGCAGGCGGCTCGCCGAGTCGGGCCTCGTGTGCGCCGGAAAGAGCGCGACGGCGGAGTTCGGCCTGCTCTTCAGCACCGAGACGTTGCTCGAGGGCGTGACGCACAACCCGTGGAACCTCTCCTGCTCGGCCACGGGCTCGTCCGGCGGCAGCGCGGTGGCCGTGGCCGCGGGGCTCGTACCCCTCGCGCACGCCAATGACGGCGGTGGTTCGCTCCGCGTTCCCGCCTCGGCCTGCGGTCTCTTCGGCTTCAAGCCGAGCCGGGGCCGCACCGTGCCCGCGGGCCTCGGCGGCTCGGACTTCGGGGACATGACGAGCGACCACTGCATCAGCCGCTCGGTGCGAGACAGCGCGCTGTTCCTCTCCATCACCGAGGACCGCTCGAGCGGTACACCCGTGGGCTTCGTGCGCGAGCCCCTCTCCCGCCCGCTGCGCATCGCGACGTGGACCCGCACGGCGATGGGGATGGAGCCGGAGCCCCCGGTGCGCCGCGCCTACGATGAAGCGGTGGCGCTGCTCACCGGGCTCGGACACACCGTGGAGCTCATCGCGCCTCCGGACTTCGACAGTCCCGCGCTCGGCGAGGCGTTCCTGCTCGTCGCGGGAGCGGCCGTCGCGGGCATCGTCGAGAGCGTGGACCAGCGGCGGGACCTGCCCGTGCAACGCGACGAGCTGGAGCCGTACTCGTGGGCCCTGGCCGATGCCTTCCTCGCACGCGGGGCCGATGCGCTGCCCCGAGCGCGCGCCACCTTCGCCCAGGCGGTGCACGCCTATCAGCAAGCAACCCGAGGGTATGACGTGGTGCTCACGCCGACGCTCACCACCGTGCCGTGGCACCTCGGGCACCTCTCGCCGATTCTCGGACGGGAGGAGCTGGCCCGCCGCACGGCTCGGGCCATCGGGTACACCCCCCTCCACAACATCGCGGGCTGCCCGGCCATGTCCGTTCCCCTTCACTTCCCGGAGAACGGGCTGCCCATCGGCACCCACTTCGCCGCGGCCCCCGGGGCCGACGCGCTGCTCCTGGGCCTGGCGTACCAACTCGAGCAGGCGCGCCCGTGGAAGGATCGCTGGGCGCCCTACTCGATTCCCGCGCTCTTCTGA
- a CDS encoding YbaY family lipoprotein, with translation MIRRLTVLAGCFATFILAACATTQGPTVETAPPVDKQEPAARPPESGETQVTGSVFYLERIALSPEAVVLVEVVEVAPEGGEGAVIGTWTRSSPGQVPIRFSVGVPTERIRPEGSYGVRARITGGGRTFGTSEPVPVLTQGHPSQDVQVRVRIGG, from the coding sequence ATGATTCGTCGCCTCACCGTGCTCGCGGGATGCTTCGCCACCTTCATCCTCGCCGCGTGCGCCACGACGCAGGGGCCCACCGTGGAGACGGCGCCCCCCGTGGACAAGCAGGAGCCCGCCGCTCGCCCCCCCGAGTCCGGGGAGACCCAGGTGACGGGGAGCGTGTTCTACCTGGAGCGCATCGCGCTCAGCCCGGAGGCCGTGGTCCTGGTGGAGGTGGTGGAGGTGGCGCCGGAGGGAGGCGAGGGGGCGGTGATTGGAACGTGGACCCGGAGCAGCCCGGGCCAGGTGCCCATCCGCTTCTCGGTGGGAGTCCCCACGGAGCGCATCCGTCCCGAGGGCTCCTATGGGGTGCGGGCACGCATCACGGGCGGGGGCAGGACCTTTGGCACCTCCGAGCCGGTTCCGGTCCTCACCCAGGGGCACCCGAGCCAGGACGTGCAGGTGCGGGTGCGCATCGGCGGTTAG
- a CDS encoding trypsin-like serine protease, with the protein MSSRLFARRWAVASTLSLLVGCGPQTAEEKQPQEPVQSSTQDIVGGTATTIAANPWQVSLQDSTGFHFCGGSILNANWILTAQHCVNSGSSISKPARVEAGSTTISGSGQVRSVAEVVVYPGYVDASYGKDVALLRLSTPLDLSGANAKAIPLVTAADASAGVTNTGVVARVTGWGTLSSGGSSPDTLQTVDVNILSNSSAQSSYPNETISADQLAAAAAGKDSCQGDSGGPLTVLKGTTRVLAGVVSWGYGCADSRYPGMYARVSSFESWITSKISGVTPPTTTLLSKTSLSGATGSWQHFAITVPAGTTSLTVKQFNGTGDADLYVRSGAQPTATAYNCRPYLSGNTETCSFTNPVAGTWYVSVQAYSAYSGVSLTATTP; encoded by the coding sequence ATGTCTTCACGTTTGTTCGCGCGCCGCTGGGCCGTTGCCAGCACCCTGTCCCTGCTGGTGGGTTGTGGTCCGCAGACCGCCGAGGAGAAGCAGCCGCAGGAGCCGGTCCAGTCGAGCACCCAGGACATCGTCGGAGGCACCGCCACGACGATCGCCGCCAATCCCTGGCAGGTGTCCCTGCAGGACAGCACGGGCTTCCACTTCTGCGGCGGCTCCATTCTCAACGCGAACTGGATCCTCACCGCGCAGCACTGCGTGAACTCGGGCAGCTCCATCAGCAAGCCGGCCCGCGTGGAGGCGGGGAGCACCACGATCAGCGGCTCCGGCCAGGTCCGCTCGGTCGCCGAGGTCGTCGTGTACCCCGGCTACGTGGATGCCAGCTACGGCAAGGACGTGGCGCTGCTGCGCCTGTCCACGCCGCTCGACCTGAGCGGTGCGAACGCGAAGGCCATTCCCCTCGTCACGGCGGCCGACGCCTCCGCGGGCGTCACCAACACGGGCGTCGTGGCCCGCGTCACCGGCTGGGGCACGCTCTCCAGCGGCGGCTCGAGCCCCGACACGCTGCAGACGGTGGACGTGAACATCCTGAGCAACAGCTCGGCCCAGTCCTCCTACCCGAATGAGACCATCTCCGCGGACCAGCTCGCCGCGGCGGCGGCCGGCAAGGACTCGTGCCAGGGCGACAGCGGCGGTCCGCTCACCGTGCTCAAGGGCACCACGCGCGTGCTGGCTGGCGTCGTCAGCTGGGGCTACGGCTGCGCCGACTCGCGCTACCCGGGCATGTACGCCCGCGTGTCCTCCTTCGAGAGCTGGATCACCTCGAAGATCAGCGGCGTCACCCCGCCCACCACCACGCTGCTCTCCAAGACGAGCCTCTCGGGCGCGACCGGCAGCTGGCAGCACTTCGCCATCACCGTCCCGGCGGGCACCACCAGCCTGACGGTGAAGCAGTTCAACGGCACGGGTGACGCGGACCTCTACGTGCGCTCCGGCGCGCAGCCGACGGCGACGGCGTACAACTGCCGCCCGTACCTGAGCGGCAACACCGAGACGTGCTCGTTCACCAACCCGGTCGCCGGGACCTGGTACGTCTCCGTGCAGGCCTACTCGGCGTACTCGGGCGTGTCGCTGACCGCGACCACCCCGTAA
- a CDS encoding sigma-54-dependent Fis family transcriptional regulator, whose protein sequence is MRLEDLDLRELLQFEPTGGILRFAGQRAVLLDAVALGLLRQQLIETLGQAGARAVLTRFGYALGRRTAETLKDAFPWDSEDDWRRAGGRFHRLQGLVLFEPVRHAQPVANAPFAEALWHESFEAEQHLLHLGRSEEPVCWTLCGFASGYLSYGHGRPIYCLEERCRGKGDATCVMVGRPQEEWGAEAASQLGYYEKDCLDEALGRVTQALKATERTLRAKRRELAQAEGGDDAKATLGRSPAMRRVRELAERVAQVDSTILITGESGVGKEVLARFIHEHSARAAGPFVAINCGAVPESLLESELFGHARGAFTGATQDRVGLFEAAHGGTLFLDELGEVPLSMQVKILRALQEREIRRVGESRNRSVEVRVLAATNRDLAADIQTGRFRQDLYYRLRVVEIRIPPLRERRDDILVLARQFLARSASRLRRKVSGLTPEAANQLLRYHWPGNVRELENTLERAVVLTRGSSIEPQDLPDELRGAVSPVYSPGNLRSLEEVERDYILAVLDAVGGNKLKAAETLKIGTSTLFRKLKQYQGASGA, encoded by the coding sequence ATGCGGCTGGAAGACCTGGACCTGAGGGAGCTCCTTCAATTCGAGCCCACGGGCGGCATCCTGCGCTTCGCGGGCCAACGGGCCGTGCTGCTGGACGCGGTGGCGCTGGGGCTGCTGCGCCAGCAGCTGATTGAAACGCTCGGACAGGCGGGGGCGCGCGCGGTGCTCACCCGGTTCGGCTATGCGCTCGGCCGTCGCACCGCCGAGACGTTGAAGGATGCCTTCCCGTGGGACTCCGAGGACGACTGGCGGCGCGCGGGAGGGCGCTTCCACCGGTTGCAGGGGCTGGTCCTCTTCGAGCCCGTCCGGCACGCGCAGCCCGTGGCGAACGCGCCTTTCGCCGAGGCCCTCTGGCACGAGTCCTTCGAGGCCGAGCAACACCTGCTGCACCTGGGGCGCTCCGAGGAGCCGGTGTGCTGGACGCTGTGCGGCTTCGCGAGCGGCTACCTGAGCTACGGCCATGGCCGCCCCATCTACTGCCTCGAGGAGCGGTGCCGCGGGAAGGGAGACGCCACCTGCGTCATGGTGGGCCGGCCCCAGGAGGAGTGGGGCGCGGAGGCCGCCAGCCAGCTGGGCTATTACGAGAAGGACTGCCTCGACGAGGCGCTCGGCCGCGTCACCCAGGCGCTGAAGGCCACCGAGCGGACGCTCCGGGCGAAGCGGCGGGAGCTGGCCCAGGCGGAGGGCGGCGACGACGCGAAGGCCACCCTCGGCAGGAGTCCGGCCATGCGGCGCGTGCGCGAGCTCGCCGAGCGCGTGGCCCAGGTGGACTCGACCATCCTCATCACCGGGGAGAGTGGCGTGGGCAAGGAGGTGCTGGCCCGCTTCATCCACGAGCATTCGGCGCGAGCGGCGGGCCCGTTCGTGGCCATCAACTGTGGGGCCGTGCCGGAGAGCCTGCTCGAGAGTGAGCTCTTCGGCCACGCACGAGGGGCCTTCACGGGCGCGACCCAGGACAGGGTGGGCCTCTTCGAGGCCGCCCACGGGGGCACGCTCTTCCTGGACGAGCTGGGGGAGGTGCCCCTGTCGATGCAGGTGAAGATCCTCCGCGCGCTCCAGGAGCGGGAGATCCGCCGCGTCGGTGAGAGCAGGAACCGGTCCGTGGAGGTGCGGGTGTTGGCGGCCACGAACCGGGACCTGGCCGCGGACATCCAGACGGGCCGCTTCCGGCAGGACCTCTACTACCGGCTGCGCGTGGTGGAGATTCGCATTCCTCCGCTGCGGGAGCGCCGGGACGACATCCTCGTGCTCGCGCGCCAGTTCCTCGCGCGCTCCGCCTCGCGGCTGCGCAGGAAGGTGTCCGGGCTCACCCCCGAGGCCGCGAACCAGCTGCTGCGCTATCACTGGCCGGGCAACGTGCGGGAGCTCGAGAACACCCTCGAGCGCGCCGTCGTGTTGACGCGGGGCAGCAGCATCGAGCCGCAGGATCTGCCCGATGAGCTCCGGGGGGCGGTCTCGCCGGTGTACTCGCCGGGCAACCTGCGCTCGCTCGAGGAGGTCGAGCGGGACTACATCCTCGCCGTGCTCGACGCCGTGGGCGGCAACAAGCTCAAGGCCGCCGAGACGTTGAAGATCGGCACCTCCACCCTCTTCCGGAAGCTGAAGCAGTACCAGGGCGCTTCAGGCGCATGA